Proteins from a genomic interval of Schaalia odontolytica:
- a CDS encoding EXLDI protein has protein sequence MPTRNVYVSDSDVSLFSEAGTIAGSLSAAIVEALRDYVNKHRRLTDGFQEIELKLSTDGVDRRVTFAGRRVVRLRRPDPEGTRIDTVYLTAKGQLAVATKVHRTLPEWSNQEDMWSDPKTWSRDFWVVGDRTLSVYPDVEDLSQADSVLAQRVEAALTTSAVEVLDI, from the coding sequence ATGCCTACTCGTAACGTGTACGTATCAGACAGCGACGTGAGCCTCTTTTCTGAGGCGGGAACAATCGCGGGAAGCCTCTCGGCTGCAATCGTTGAGGCTCTTCGCGACTATGTGAACAAGCATCGCCGCCTCACCGATGGCTTTCAGGAGATTGAACTCAAGCTGTCGACGGATGGCGTGGATCGCCGCGTCACGTTCGCTGGTCGACGCGTGGTGCGCCTGAGGCGACCCGATCCCGAGGGGACGCGCATCGACACCGTCTACCTCACAGCGAAAGGCCAGCTGGCGGTGGCGACGAAGGTTCACAGAACGCTGCCGGAATGGTCCAACCAGGAGGATATGTGGTCCGACCCCAAGACGTGGAGTCGCGACTTCTGGGTTGTCGGAGACAGGACCCTGAGCGTCTATCCCGACGTTGAGGACCTCTCGCAGGCGGATTCCGTCCTCGCCCAGCGAGTGGAAGCCGCCCTGACAACCTCTGCCGTTGAGGTGCTGGACATCTGA
- a CDS encoding DUF2974 domain-containing protein, with product MATIIDYVRGARTPLAGDLTPADALALCSLIYTDFHALAGPRSATGCVLGEVARASSIPALYRHALPTHADRPLLEAAGTSPRFREVRVRDAVTRLVPRPLAQFGAATFVDSSGCCFIAFRGTDATSIGVAEDARFGLDFPTESQRWAARYLAYASKRAEGPVTVMGHSKGGNFALYAAAVAAPDALERVYAFDPVGFPARVAHSGFFTSLEGRVSTYVTAGSWVSPLLPLPAPATLVDSSWPGPLSHNPYAWATEGTALRRDRRRPSRSGAALASLLAAILRVRPSRIGSN from the coding sequence GTGGCAACGATCATCGACTATGTTCGAGGCGCGAGAACCCCGCTTGCCGGCGACCTGACGCCCGCTGACGCGCTCGCCCTGTGCTCGCTGATCTACACGGACTTTCACGCGCTCGCCGGTCCCAGATCTGCCACGGGATGCGTTCTTGGCGAGGTTGCCCGCGCCTCGTCGATTCCGGCGCTCTACCGCCACGCCCTGCCCACCCACGCCGACCGGCCACTCTTGGAGGCCGCGGGCACCAGCCCTCGTTTTCGCGAGGTGCGGGTGCGCGACGCCGTCACGCGGCTCGTGCCTCGGCCGCTTGCCCAGTTCGGGGCGGCGACGTTCGTTGACTCCTCCGGGTGCTGTTTCATCGCGTTCCGCGGAACGGATGCGACCTCCATCGGCGTTGCCGAGGACGCGCGCTTCGGGCTCGACTTTCCCACGGAGTCCCAGCGGTGGGCGGCGCGCTACCTCGCGTACGCGTCAAAGCGCGCCGAGGGCCCCGTCACCGTCATGGGGCACTCGAAGGGCGGCAACTTCGCGCTCTACGCCGCAGCCGTCGCCGCACCCGATGCGCTCGAGCGCGTTTACGCCTTTGATCCGGTGGGCTTTCCCGCCCGTGTCGCTCACTCAGGATTCTTCACCAGCCTCGAGGGGCGTGTGAGCACCTACGTCACCGCGGGTTCGTGGGTCAGTCCTCTCCTCCCCCTACCCGCTCCCGCGACGCTCGTGGACTCCTCGTGGCCGGGCCCACTCAGCCACAACCCTTACGCATGGGCCACGGAGGGCACGGCCCTGCGGCGCGATCGGCGCAGGCCTTCCCGGTCGGGTGCGGCGCTCGCAAGCCTGCTCGCCGCCATCTTGCGCGTGCGCCCATCGCGGATTGGTAGCAACTAA
- a CDS encoding DLW-39 family protein, translating to MKKWVTCCVAVGSVVAVGIVVRQILVDLSDNADLWTSVTDAVED from the coding sequence GTGAAGAAATGGGTCACCTGTTGCGTGGCTGTTGGATCCGTCGTGGCCGTTGGCATCGTCGTCCGACAGATTCTTGTCGATCTCTCCGATAACGCCGACCTGTGGACGTCCGTGACGGACGCCGTGGAGGACTAG
- a CDS encoding DUF3566 domain-containing protein yields MSDHVSSARSDAPRRVDLAIARIDAWTVMKVSFLLSVALGIAMVVATIVLWLMVDAMHVFSQLEEFLQTVGAGRYAAFLDYARLPRVISYATIVAVINVVLLTALSTLGAMLYNVVASLVGGIKVSLMDE; encoded by the coding sequence ATGAGCGACCACGTCTCGAGCGCCCGCAGCGACGCTCCCCGCCGAGTTGACCTGGCGATTGCGCGCATTGACGCGTGGACCGTCATGAAGGTCTCCTTCCTGCTGTCGGTCGCCCTGGGCATCGCGATGGTTGTCGCAACGATCGTGCTGTGGCTCATGGTGGACGCCATGCACGTCTTCAGCCAGCTCGAAGAGTTCTTGCAGACCGTCGGTGCGGGGCGCTACGCCGCATTCCTCGACTACGCGCGACTCCCGCGAGTCATCTCCTACGCGACCATCGTCGCGGTCATCAACGTCGTGCTCCTCACCGCTCTCTCGACGCTCGGAGCGATGCTCTACAACGTCGTCGCCTCCCTGGTGGGTGGCATCAAGGTCTCCCTCATGGACGAGTGA
- a CDS encoding cryptochrome/photolyase family protein → MTTLIWLRDDLRLADHPALTAACTGAHGPVVALWIHETRRTDEDNNRHGPRPLGAATRWWYHRSLQQLAPRLADLGIPLIFARGDAAKIMRRVVDTLQPTFVHWTRRYAPAACRLDAAIKQELKSRTEVHSHPGSLLAEPWLMRTASGSHYQVFTPFSHAVADLPLTPLLPEPSPVDEPDGAATALATLREDGVLHNLEDIGLLDDGPAWWEDTLAQHWEPGELAARQQLDAIDGWLPGYAKRRDLPGEETSTSRISPRLRCGELSPRQALAAARSSTAAGEDIAAWTRQLYWREFCWHLLHHREHLEDTPMRPAFEEFPYHPDDHLVRAWQHGRTGIDLVDGGMWQLWQTGWMHNRVRMVAASLFTKNMLQPWQDGEQWFWETLVDADEANNPVSWQWVAGSGADAAPYFRIFNPELQRTRFDPHSSYVKRWIPEGLARPVVPVVDLAESRREALAAYEQVRAASAAHARPQRG, encoded by the coding sequence ATGACCACACTGATCTGGCTTCGCGACGACCTCCGTCTGGCTGACCACCCCGCCCTGACGGCCGCCTGCACGGGAGCACATGGACCCGTGGTCGCACTGTGGATCCACGAAACCCGCAGGACCGATGAAGACAACAATCGGCACGGCCCGCGCCCGCTCGGTGCGGCCACCCGGTGGTGGTACCACCGCAGCCTGCAACAGCTGGCACCGCGGCTTGCCGACCTGGGCATTCCACTCATCTTCGCCCGAGGTGATGCCGCAAAGATCATGCGCCGAGTCGTGGACACCTTACAACCTACCTTCGTGCACTGGACACGACGCTACGCCCCGGCAGCCTGCCGATTGGACGCCGCCATCAAGCAAGAGTTGAAATCCCGCACCGAAGTACACAGCCATCCCGGCAGCCTGCTCGCCGAACCCTGGCTGATGAGGACGGCCAGCGGCTCCCACTACCAAGTCTTCACACCCTTCAGCCACGCCGTAGCCGACCTGCCCCTCACTCCCCTCCTGCCCGAGCCCTCACCTGTCGACGAGCCAGACGGTGCGGCCACAGCCCTCGCCACGCTGCGGGAGGACGGTGTCCTGCACAACTTAGAGGATATTGGGTTGCTTGACGATGGCCCCGCCTGGTGGGAAGACACCCTCGCACAGCACTGGGAGCCCGGTGAATTGGCAGCCCGGCAGCAACTGGACGCCATCGACGGCTGGTTGCCCGGCTATGCCAAACGCCGTGACCTGCCCGGGGAGGAAACATCCACCAGCAGAATCTCTCCGAGGCTGCGGTGCGGGGAATTATCGCCGCGCCAAGCCTTGGCCGCAGCCCGTAGCAGCACGGCCGCGGGCGAGGATATCGCCGCTTGGACCAGGCAACTCTACTGGCGCGAGTTCTGCTGGCACCTGCTCCACCACCGCGAACATCTAGAGGACACCCCCATGCGTCCAGCCTTCGAGGAGTTCCCCTATCATCCCGACGACCACCTGGTGCGGGCCTGGCAACACGGCCGCACCGGCATCGACCTCGTCGACGGCGGAATGTGGCAACTGTGGCAGACAGGCTGGATGCATAACCGGGTGCGCATGGTCGCTGCATCGCTGTTCACCAAGAACATGCTCCAGCCATGGCAGGACGGCGAGCAGTGGTTCTGGGAGACTCTCGTGGACGCAGACGAGGCCAACAATCCTGTCTCTTGGCAGTGGGTGGCCGGCAGCGGAGCGGACGCTGCGCCCTACTTCCGCATCTTCAACCCTGAGCTCCAGCGCACCCGCTTCGACCCGCACAGCAGCTATGTCAAGCGCTGGATCCCGGAGGGACTCGCTCGGCCTGTCGTGCCCGTCGTCGACCTGGCCGAGTCGCGACGCGAGGCTCTCGCCGCTTACGAGCAAGTACGTGCGGCTTCCGCAGCTCATGCCAGGCCTCAACGTGGTTGA
- a CDS encoding SDR family oxidoreductase — MERLLDEGWSMRVLVRDASKPESSVQQRVEVVEGGAESDEDIARAMAVAKVVWFPMYSMGGGVPTAAIQAVAAIVRRG; from the coding sequence ATGGAGCGCCTGCTGGACGAGGGCTGGTCAATGCGGGTGCTGGTCCGCGACGCGTCGAAGCCGGAGTCCTCTGTACAGCAGCGCGTTGAGGTGGTCGAGGGCGGCGCTGAGTCGGACGAGGACATCGCTCGCGCCATGGCGGTGGCCAAGGTGGTCTGGTTTCCGATGTACTCAATGGGCGGCGGAGTTCCGACCGCGGCCATCCAGGCCGTCGCAGCAATCGTGCGGCGAGGTTGA
- a CDS encoding phosphatase PAP2 family protein, translating to MIARRFLSPSAIAGAVIVVAVAVFGGFLHGPLPVDTAVWSDFIDARTPAMNSIMAGVSWAFDPKRAVVLALVIALVVWWLVKKVMHALYILCSVALSGVNGYIIKHIDGRARPDQSFWLISEDSYSFPSGHATAVTALVISLVLVLTMTRFGRRIRHLLWVAAIAIIAFIAVTRLYLGVHWVTDVLGGFGVGLGSSMILAPFMLGRSALRTAR from the coding sequence ATGATTGCTCGTCGTTTCTTGTCACCCTCCGCCATTGCCGGGGCCGTCATCGTCGTGGCGGTTGCCGTCTTCGGCGGGTTCTTGCACGGCCCCCTTCCCGTCGATACGGCCGTGTGGTCGGACTTCATCGATGCCCGCACCCCCGCGATGAACTCGATCATGGCGGGCGTGTCGTGGGCGTTTGATCCCAAGCGCGCGGTTGTGCTGGCGCTCGTGATTGCGTTAGTCGTGTGGTGGCTCGTGAAGAAGGTCATGCACGCCCTGTACATCCTGTGCTCGGTGGCCCTGTCGGGCGTGAATGGCTACATCATCAAGCACATCGACGGGCGTGCGCGCCCCGATCAGTCGTTCTGGCTCATTTCGGAAGACTCCTACTCGTTTCCGTCGGGTCACGCAACCGCCGTCACCGCGCTTGTCATCTCGCTGGTCCTGGTGTTGACGATGACGCGCTTCGGGCGCCGTATCCGCCACCTGCTGTGGGTCGCCGCGATCGCTATCATCGCGTTCATTGCGGTGACGCGCCTCTACTTGGGCGTGCACTGGGTGACAGACGTGCTCGGAGGCTTCGGAGTGGGCCTGGGTTCCTCCATGATCCTTGCTCCCTTCATGCTGGGGCGGTCGGCCTTGAGAACGGCCCGTTAG
- the gyrB gene encoding DNA topoisomerase (ATP-hydrolyzing) subunit B, which translates to MADNENTAGGEQSYGASDITVLEGLEAVRKRPGMYIGSTGERGLHHLVYEVVDNSVDEALAGYADHIEVTIQADGGIKVVDNGRGIPVDEHPTEHKPTVEVVMTILHAGGKFGGGGYAVSGGLHGVGISVVNALSTRVDTEIRRQGYVWRMSFANGGSPITELVRGEETNETGTTQVFYPDPTIFETVEFDFETLRQRFQQMAFLNKGLRITLTDEREFATDEGDEIAGEDKASGKEAATHRTVSYCYEYGLRDYVEYLDSAKKTDTINNEIIDFEAENDEGTMSVEIAMQWTSAYSSSVHTFANTINTTEGGMHEEGFRTALTSLVNRYGRDKGLIRDKDDNLTGDDVREGLTAVISIKLTEPQFEGQTKTKLGNTEARTFVAQQVYSKLTDWFDAHPADAKAIIAKGQAAQAARVAARKAREATRRKGVLESASMPGKLRDCSSRTPSECEIFIVEGDSAGGSAVGGRDPERQAILPIRGKILNVEKARLDRALSSDTIRSLITAFGTGIGEDFDISKLRYGKIVIMADADVDGQHIATLLLTLLFRYMRPLIEGGHTFIAMPPLYRIKWTNAEHEFAYSDKERDQLLEAGATAGRRLPKEGGIQRYKGLGEMNDHELWETTMDPENRILKQVTLDEAADADETFTILMGDDVDRRRTFIQRNATDVRFLDI; encoded by the coding sequence GTGGCTGACAACGAGAACACCGCCGGAGGCGAGCAGTCGTACGGCGCATCGGACATCACCGTCCTCGAGGGCCTGGAAGCCGTGCGCAAGCGCCCGGGCATGTACATCGGATCCACCGGCGAGCGCGGCCTGCACCACCTGGTGTACGAGGTTGTCGACAACTCCGTTGACGAGGCGCTGGCCGGCTACGCCGACCACATTGAGGTCACGATTCAGGCCGACGGCGGCATCAAGGTCGTCGACAACGGTCGTGGCATCCCCGTTGACGAACACCCCACGGAGCACAAGCCGACGGTCGAGGTCGTCATGACCATCCTGCACGCCGGTGGCAAGTTCGGCGGCGGCGGATACGCCGTGTCGGGCGGCCTGCACGGCGTCGGCATCTCCGTCGTCAACGCCCTGTCCACCCGCGTGGACACGGAGATCCGCCGACAGGGCTACGTGTGGCGCATGTCGTTTGCCAATGGCGGCAGTCCCATCACCGAACTCGTTCGGGGCGAAGAAACCAACGAAACGGGCACCACGCAGGTCTTCTACCCGGACCCCACGATCTTCGAAACCGTCGAATTCGACTTCGAGACGCTGCGCCAGCGCTTCCAGCAGATGGCCTTCCTCAACAAGGGCCTGCGCATTACCTTGACCGACGAGCGCGAGTTCGCCACCGACGAGGGCGACGAGATCGCCGGGGAAGACAAGGCCTCGGGCAAGGAGGCCGCGACCCACCGCACCGTGTCCTACTGCTACGAGTACGGCCTGCGCGACTACGTCGAGTACCTCGATTCGGCGAAGAAGACCGACACGATCAACAACGAGATCATCGACTTCGAAGCCGAAAACGACGAGGGCACCATGAGCGTCGAGATCGCCATGCAGTGGACCAGCGCCTACTCGTCCTCGGTCCACACCTTCGCCAACACGATCAACACGACCGAGGGAGGCATGCACGAGGAGGGCTTCCGCACAGCGCTGACCTCCCTCGTCAACCGCTACGGTCGCGACAAGGGACTGATCCGCGACAAGGACGACAACCTCACCGGCGACGACGTGCGTGAGGGACTGACCGCCGTCATCTCGATCAAGCTCACCGAACCTCAGTTCGAGGGCCAGACGAAGACCAAGCTCGGCAACACCGAGGCGCGCACCTTCGTGGCCCAGCAGGTCTACTCCAAGCTCACCGACTGGTTCGACGCCCACCCCGCCGACGCCAAGGCCATCATCGCCAAGGGACAGGCCGCGCAGGCTGCCCGCGTCGCCGCCCGCAAGGCGCGCGAGGCCACGAGGCGTAAGGGCGTCCTCGAGTCCGCCTCCATGCCCGGCAAGCTGCGCGACTGCTCCTCCCGCACCCCTTCCGAGTGCGAGATCTTCATCGTCGAGGGAGACTCCGCCGGCGGCTCCGCCGTGGGCGGACGCGACCCCGAACGCCAGGCGATTTTGCCGATCCGCGGCAAGATCCTCAACGTCGAAAAGGCCCGCCTGGATCGCGCCCTGTCCTCCGACACGATCCGCTCCCTCATCACGGCCTTCGGGACGGGCATCGGTGAGGACTTCGACATCTCCAAGCTCCGATACGGCAAGATCGTCATCATGGCCGACGCCGACGTGGACGGCCAGCACATTGCGACACTGCTGCTCACCCTCCTCTTCCGCTACATGCGGCCCCTCATCGAGGGTGGCCACACCTTCATCGCGATGCCTCCGCTCTACCGCATCAAGTGGACCAACGCCGAGCACGAGTTCGCGTACTCCGACAAGGAACGCGATCAGCTGCTTGAGGCGGGCGCCACCGCCGGTCGGCGCCTGCCCAAGGAAGGCGGCATTCAGCGATACAAGGGCCTGGGCGAAATGAACGACCACGAGCTGTGGGAGACCACCATGGATCCGGAGAACAGGATCCTCAAGCAGGTCACCCTGGACGAGGCCGCGGACGCGGACGAGACCTTCACGATCCTCATGGGCGACGACGTCGACCGGCGTCGCACCTTCATCCAGCGCAACGCCACCGACGTGCGCTTCCTCGACATCTGA
- a CDS encoding YchJ family protein, translating to MSSSPAAPGAASAGAPRPRTCPCGSGLHLSQCCGPYLDGEAAPTAEALMRSRYTAFALRDEDYLFRTWHPRTRPAPPYWVEGTQWTGLRILGAEAGGIDDEEGTVTFVASWRDQRTGETGSMRERSRFSRRAGRWMYEHGAND from the coding sequence GTGAGCTCCTCCCCCGCTGCCCCCGGCGCTGCGAGCGCTGGCGCGCCCCGGCCTCGTACCTGCCCGTGCGGCTCTGGCCTGCACCTGTCGCAGTGCTGCGGACCCTATCTGGATGGCGAGGCCGCCCCTACCGCCGAGGCACTCATGCGTTCGCGCTACACGGCGTTTGCCCTGCGGGACGAAGACTACCTGTTTCGCACGTGGCATCCGCGCACTCGGCCCGCCCCGCCCTATTGGGTGGAGGGCACGCAGTGGACGGGATTGCGCATCCTCGGGGCCGAGGCCGGAGGGATCGACGACGAGGAGGGAACCGTCACGTTCGTGGCCTCCTGGAGGGACCAGCGTACGGGCGAAACCGGCAGCATGCGGGAGCGATCACGGTTTAGCCGTCGCGCGGGCAGGTGGATGTACGAGCACGGCGCGAACGACTGA
- a CDS encoding DUF5067 domain-containing protein translates to MSNPYVPQGGNAWGGYPQGQPGDPYAGQGQQGGYGGYPQGAPQQGGYPGQPQAGYGQGQPQAFYGVPVEQGGYGGYPQGAPQQGGKSKTPLIIGIVASVVVVVLVAGAAVWMLSRSGASDSSAGASPSGNSSPSDNSSPTAGASPSAGSSAPSNGNNGSSGGMYKATPEGSNSTYEITDISLGPTDDQNGQTMRVVFRVTNNGTTEEFGGMYPHPYQNNEQLTVPNFFTTKKPSDFEYTPGNVQVKPGETVEYVGYWVIKDKKTAVEFRDPNWMINESKGKKQQYWTWQPK, encoded by the coding sequence ATGAGTAATCCGTACGTGCCGCAAGGCGGTAACGCCTGGGGTGGCTATCCGCAGGGTCAACCGGGTGATCCCTATGCTGGTCAGGGTCAGCAGGGTGGCTATGGTGGCTATCCGCAGGGTGCGCCCCAGCAGGGCGGCTACCCGGGCCAGCCTCAGGCGGGTTACGGTCAGGGTCAGCCTCAGGCCTTCTACGGTGTGCCGGTTGAGCAGGGTGGCTATGGCGGTTACCCGCAGGGTGCGCCCCAGCAGGGTGGAAAGTCGAAGACTCCGCTCATCATTGGCATCGTCGCCAGCGTCGTCGTTGTCGTCCTTGTCGCCGGCGCAGCCGTGTGGATGTTGTCCAGATCGGGCGCATCCGATTCCTCTGCGGGTGCGTCCCCGAGTGGCAATTCTTCCCCGAGCGACAATTCTTCTCCCACCGCGGGTGCGTCCCCGAGCGCTGGCTCCTCGGCCCCCTCGAATGGAAACAACGGATCGTCCGGCGGCATGTACAAGGCGACGCCGGAGGGTTCCAACTCGACCTATGAGATCACCGACATCTCCCTGGGTCCGACGGACGACCAGAACGGGCAGACGATGAGGGTCGTCTTCCGCGTGACCAACAACGGGACCACCGAGGAGTTCGGGGGCATGTACCCGCACCCCTATCAGAACAACGAGCAGCTGACGGTCCCCAACTTCTTCACCACCAAGAAGCCCTCCGACTTCGAGTACACCCCGGGAAACGTTCAGGTCAAGCCCGGAGAGACGGTCGAATACGTTGGCTACTGGGTCATCAAGGACAAGAAGACCGCCGTCGAATTCAGGGACCCCAACTGGATGATCAACGAGTCCAAGGGAAAGAAGCAGCAGTACTGGACCTGGCAGCCGAAGTGA
- the gyrA gene encoding DNA gyrase subunit A gives MSDEQMTDVRHISDTERIRQVDLQKEMQRSYLDYAMSVIVGRALPDVRDGLKPVHRRVLYAMYDGGYRPSSSFSKSSRVVGEVMGNYHPHGDAAIYDALARLVQPWSLRYPLVAGQGNFGTPGNLGPAAPRYTECKMAPLAMEMVRDIDEECVDFQDNYDGRNQEPTILPARFPNLLANGSEGIAVGMATRIPPHNLRELARGVEWALAHPEATREELLEALLTIIPGPDFPTGATILGRKGIEDAYRTGRGSITQRAVVSVEEIQGRQCLVVTELPYQVNPDNLADKIAQLVRDGAIGGIADIRDETSGRTGQRLVIVLKRDAVAKVVLNNLYKRTSLQENFSANMLALVDGVPRTLSIDGFIRHWITHQIDVIVRRTRFRLRKALERLHILEGYLKALDALDEVIALIRRSPTVDEARAGLIDLLDVDAVQADAILALQLRRLAALERQKIMDEHAELKARVDDLNDILATPERQRAIISAELSEIVDKFGDERRTRILPFDGEMSMEDLIPEEDVVVTITRDGFAKRTRTDNYRSQKRGGKGVRGTQLRDDDVVEHFFVTTTHHWLLFFTNLGRVYRAKAYEIPEGGRDAKGQHVANLLAFQPDEHIAQVLAIRTYEDADYLVLATKRGLVKKTPLSLYNSPRSGGIIAINLREDEDGKADELVSAQIIMADEDLILVSRDGQAVRFTATDEQLRSMGRSTSGVRGMKFRGDDELLSMEVPHEGTDLLIVTESGYAKRTPVEEYPTKSRGTLGVRVGKLVDERGGLVGALVVRPDEDVMVITESGKLVQVNASDVRPTARNTMGVIFARPDDGDRIIAITRNSDSAGEEDEDDASAAEPPEAVGAPGGEETSGAASDGAEDSEE, from the coding sequence GTGAGCGACGAGCAGATGACGGACGTGCGGCATATCTCGGACACCGAGCGAATCCGCCAGGTCGACCTGCAGAAAGAGATGCAGCGCTCCTACCTCGACTACGCCATGAGCGTCATCGTCGGACGAGCGCTGCCGGACGTGCGCGACGGCCTCAAGCCCGTCCACCGCCGCGTCCTGTACGCCATGTACGACGGTGGCTACAGGCCCAGCTCCTCCTTCTCCAAGTCCTCCCGCGTCGTCGGTGAGGTCATGGGTAACTACCACCCGCACGGAGACGCGGCGATCTACGACGCCCTGGCTCGCCTCGTTCAGCCCTGGTCTCTGCGCTACCCGCTCGTGGCCGGGCAAGGCAACTTCGGTACCCCGGGTAACCTGGGACCTGCCGCCCCCCGTTACACGGAATGCAAGATGGCCCCGCTGGCCATGGAGATGGTCCGCGACATCGACGAGGAGTGCGTTGACTTCCAGGACAACTACGACGGGCGCAACCAGGAACCCACCATCCTTCCCGCCCGCTTCCCCAACCTCCTGGCCAACGGCTCCGAGGGCATCGCCGTCGGCATGGCCACGCGCATCCCCCCGCACAACCTGCGTGAGCTTGCGCGCGGCGTCGAGTGGGCGCTCGCCCACCCTGAAGCCACCCGCGAGGAACTCCTCGAAGCGCTGCTGACGATCATCCCCGGCCCCGACTTCCCCACGGGAGCCACGATCCTGGGCCGTAAGGGCATCGAAGACGCCTACCGCACGGGACGCGGCTCCATCACCCAGCGCGCCGTCGTGAGCGTCGAGGAGATCCAGGGCCGCCAGTGCCTCGTCGTCACCGAGCTTCCCTACCAGGTCAACCCCGACAACCTCGCCGATAAGATCGCGCAGCTGGTGCGCGACGGAGCGATCGGCGGGATCGCCGACATTCGCGACGAGACCTCGGGCCGCACCGGCCAGCGCCTCGTCATCGTCCTCAAGCGCGACGCAGTGGCCAAGGTGGTCCTCAACAACCTCTACAAGCGCACCAGCCTGCAGGAGAACTTCTCGGCGAACATGCTCGCGCTCGTCGACGGCGTTCCCCGCACCCTGTCCATCGACGGGTTCATCCGCCACTGGATCACCCACCAGATCGACGTCATCGTGCGCCGCACGCGCTTCCGCCTGCGCAAGGCCCTCGAGCGCCTGCACATCCTCGAAGGATACCTAAAGGCCCTCGACGCCCTCGACGAGGTCATCGCCCTCATCCGCCGCTCCCCCACCGTGGACGAGGCGCGCGCCGGGTTGATCGATCTTCTCGACGTGGATGCCGTCCAGGCCGACGCGATCCTGGCCCTCCAGCTGCGCCGCCTGGCCGCCCTCGAGCGCCAGAAGATCATGGACGAGCACGCCGAGCTCAAGGCCCGCGTCGACGACCTCAACGACATCCTGGCCACCCCCGAGCGCCAGCGCGCCATCATCTCCGCCGAGCTGTCCGAAATCGTCGACAAGTTTGGGGACGAGCGCCGCACGCGCATCCTGCCCTTCGATGGGGAGATGTCGATGGAGGACCTGATTCCCGAGGAAGACGTCGTCGTGACGATCACGCGCGACGGCTTCGCTAAGCGGACTCGCACCGACAATTACCGCTCGCAAAAGCGCGGCGGTAAGGGCGTGCGCGGCACTCAGCTGCGCGACGACGACGTGGTCGAACACTTCTTCGTCACGACCACGCACCACTGGCTCCTCTTCTTCACCAACCTCGGACGCGTCTACCGCGCGAAGGCCTACGAGATTCCCGAGGGCGGCCGCGACGCGAAGGGCCAGCACGTCGCCAACCTGCTCGCCTTCCAGCCCGACGAGCACATCGCCCAGGTCCTCGCGATCCGCACCTACGAGGACGCCGACTACCTGGTCCTGGCCACCAAGCGCGGCCTCGTCAAGAAGACCCCGCTGAGCCTGTACAACTCGCCTCGTTCGGGCGGCATCATCGCCATCAACCTTCGGGAGGACGAAGACGGAAAGGCCGACGAGCTCGTCTCCGCGCAGATCATCATGGCGGACGAGGACCTGATCCTGGTCTCTCGCGACGGCCAGGCGGTTCGCTTCACGGCAACCGACGAGCAGCTGCGCTCGATGGGACGCTCGACCTCCGGCGTACGCGGCATGAAGTTCCGCGGCGACGATGAGCTGCTGTCCATGGAGGTCCCCCACGAGGGAACGGACCTCCTGATCGTCACGGAGTCCGGCTATGCCAAGCGCACCCCCGTCGAGGAGTACCCGACGAAGTCGCGCGGCACTCTCGGCGTGCGCGTCGGCAAGCTCGTCGACGAGCGCGGAGGCCTGGTCGGCGCGCTCGTCGTGCGACCCGACGAGGACGTCATGGTGATCACGGAGTCCGGCAAGCTCGTCCAGGTCAATGCCTCCGACGTGCGCCCCACGGCCCGCAACACCATGGGCGTCATCTTCGCTCGCCCGGACGATGGGGATCGCATCATCGCGATCACCCGAAACTCCGACTCCGCGGGCGAGGAGGACGAGGATGATGCATCCGCAGCGGAGCCGCCCGAGGCGGTGGGCGCGCCCGGCGGCGAGGAGACGAGTGGCGCCGCCTCCGACGGCGCCGAAGACTCCGAGGAGTGA